TGGGTCAGCATTTGGCCGCACTTCTCTTCCAGCACTCCGCTCGTTACTTCACATTGGTGGTTAAAGCGAGAGTCGGTTAATAAATTCATAATCGAGCCTGCACAGCCGGCTTTCGGATCGGCAGCTCCATAAACCACTCTCGGGATACGGGACTGTAAAATGGCTCCTGCACACATCGGACAAGGCTCAAGTGTCACATAAAGGGTACAATCTTCAAGTCTCCAGCTTCCTATCTCCTCGTTCGCTTTTTCTATGGCAATAAGCTCTGCATGCGAGGACGTCAATTGCAAGGTTTCACGTTTATTAAAACCGGTGGCAATGACTTGACCGTCGTGGACTAACACTGCCCCAATCGGTGCTTCCCCCACAACAGCAGCTTTTTCTGCTTGATCAATTGCAAGCTCCATATAATATTCATCCGTTGCCATAGGATCATCCTTTCTTCATTTATAAGAATAATTCGCAATTCCTGCTTCATACATTGGTAAAGATGAAGAAGGAGTGTGAGAAATGCAAATTTATGTAGTCAAACAAGGCGATTCCGTGTATTCTATTGCCTCTCAATTTAATAGTACCCCAAGTGATATCATGGAAGCCAATGAATTAGAGACCCCAGGAAGCTTAGTAGTCGGTCAAGCACTCGTCATTCCCATTGTCGGTCAATACTATGATGTTCAGCCAGG
This Halobacillus salinarum DNA region includes the following protein-coding sequences:
- the tadA gene encoding tRNA adenosine(34) deaminase TadA, with product MATDEYYMELAIDQAEKAAVVGEAPIGAVLVHDGQVIATGFNKRETLQLTSSHAELIAIEKANEEIGSWRLEDCTLYVTLEPCPMCAGAILQSRIPRVVYGAADPKAGCAGSIMNLLTDSRFNHQCEVTSGVLEEKCGQMLTQFFKAIRDKKKLNKPTNN